In one Rhopalosiphum padi isolate XX-2018 chromosome 3, ASM2088224v1, whole genome shotgun sequence genomic region, the following are encoded:
- the LOC132925285 gene encoding uncharacterized protein LOC132925285: MDEDRAKRTKRHALAKRATVVDRIKSVFDLGVSGESDLIARQKFLIAVNNLTDLWGKFVIENDAVLDALIYLGEEEQFSSSTEIETNDLLVSAKAMANRFSSSSNKTESPPEAPRCAMGSEAAGSSDGPSKSSEGQSLVTLFVQSSHSVRLPEIPLPRFEGELADWPVFRDRFMALVDSRSNISNIEKFYYLLSCLELEASDVVKGITVSNDTYSIAWAALVQRYDQPRRLASLLIESILSAPIIQQESVASLNKFLNVFDENIAILDSLEIPDLGDFLLFSVAFRSLPVLSRRLFETTIQDEYPKVQELFKFVKSRIQLLELAGGTSSSTDSKVTPSKSQKKRPQKPTTATSLTVVKSTGAPPAKINKCPDCNGSHHLSNCPVFKELSVDGRYEVVSKHRLCMSCFSNLHWSNKCQEVCSKYKRRHHQLLHRDFQQNQDKAVEQSSAVLFGSHLPTSVLLGTAVVLIKDSGGGIQPVRAILDSGSQISVITAKCSDRLGLRRSRWTASVTGLSGQSVPDVLGTVDLAVRLHHDTAPVITMKAWVLPAITSDMPNRQLVTGIRESCSHLQLADPQFDTPAPVELLLGADVFPQVWIGEQQPLGHELQSVYSSVFGWVLIGPVSQAGNSNAHCMLVTLSDSMESLMERFWKVEEPEEAFLQFTDEGYCEERFTEESTIDEEGRYSVPLPFRRDQLDPTFEGTHRIAVQRFEYLERKLKQNENLGVAYRSFMKEYETLGHMAVAEKSGQYIIPHHAVWKQEIGKSKLRVVFDASARSASGQSLNDTLYIGPKLQRDIVDVLLGFRLYSFAFSTDICKIYRQIKVNVDYRGYQHILWRATPTDVLKEYELNTVTYGVNSAPFLALRVLHDIADRYGTQSPSVQKALRLQTYMDDICTDAATLDEARELKHNPVKTLENHGFELKKWSSSTPEFLEGIPEEDCASGTLSFDDKSTVIRVLGLNWNSEEDSLGYDFSSIKFVHIKRGVLSVIARIYDPLGFLSPVLLFAKHIMQLIWSSGVAWDDRLPLEIEEIWSQFVSDLPSRVPRFVETQSGSTYNLCGFCDASVRGYAALIYLRIVLPVGQIKIRFLGSKTKLAPLHDMTVPRLELCGAGLLARWMARVRETLSAQLTISDWYAWTDSSIVLSWLTTPQVSYKIFVSNRINKINQLLPDCKWLHVSSEENPADCASRGLKPPELRYHELFWNGPSFLSNSADSWPSDLPRVPVEKLPEIKITSLLVSSDQNHEWFNRFSSYQHMLRVVVWVRRFVALCKKKPASLGTLTFIELNEALTVVVRHSQLVHFNLLYRELSRKSQVSSKQLARLSPYLDSAGIIRVGGRLLNSQMSIRQKHPILLAKTSYLSMLLVRHWHIFSCHSGTRLVVSLVSKQFWILSIRRVVGNELKRCVTCVRLAAVNPQPVMSDLPPSRVILCRPFSKVGIDFAGPLTMRELKLRKAREYKVYISVFICMMVKAVHLEVVTDLSTPAFLAALDRFVARRGLPTDIYSDCGTNFVGASKQLRKFFSEAKTQDHLSPHLPCSWHFNPPSAPHFGGIWEAAVKSMKRLLIRVVGVHTLTYEELVTVICRIESVLNSRPLTPLSPNPGDLESLTPGHFLIGQPLLCVPEPNVSDCCCYSLCYRCMGVGDSV; encoded by the coding sequence ATGGATGAAGACCGTGCGAAGCGAACCAAAAGACATGCGTTAGCTAAACGCGCAACGGTAGTTGATCGTATTAAATCGGTCTTTGATTTAGGAGTGTCTGGTGAATCAGATCTGATTGCCCGACAGAAGTTTCTAATAGCTGTCAATAATCTCACAGATTTGTGGGGGAAATTCGTAATCGAGAACGATGCAGTTTTGGACGCATTAATCTATTTAGGCGAAGAGGAACAATTTTCTAGTTCGACAGAGATAGAGACAAATGACCTGTTAGTTTCGGCCAAAGCTATGGCCAATCGTTTCTCGTCGAGTTCAAATAAAACCGAGTCACCACCTGAAGCTCCCAGGTGTGCGATGGGGTCTGAAGCAGCTGGCAGTTCAGACGGCCCATCGAAGTCATCAGAGGGGCAGTCTTTAGTAACCCTTTTTGTTCAGTCGTCTCATTCAGTACGACTACCAGAAATTCCCTTACCTCGTTTTGAAGGGGAATTGGCAGATTGGCCAGTGTTTCGTGATCGTTTTATGGCTCTAGTAGACAGTCGATCCaacatttcaaatattgaaaaattttattatttgttaagttGTCTAGAGTTGGAGGCCTCTGATGTAGTAAAAGGCATAACAGTTTCAAATGACACGTATTCGATCGCTTGGGCTGCTCTGGTGCAACGATACGATCAACCTCGTCGATTGGCGTCTTTGCTAATAGAGTCAATATTATCTGCTCCGATAATTCAACAAGAGTCTGTTGCGTCTTTAAATAAATTCCTCAATGTATTCGACGAAAATATCGCAATCCTCGATTCACTTGAAATTCCTGACTTAGGAGATTTTTTGCTATTTTCGGTAGCCTTTCGCTCTCTTCCAGTTTTATCACGTCGGTTATTCGAAACTACCATTCAGGATGAATACCCAAAAGTACAGGAGTTATTTAAATTCGTCAAGAGCCGGATCCAGTTACTTGAGTTAGCAGGAGGGACCTCTTCTTCAACCGATTCGAAGGTCACACCTTCGAAATCACAAAAGAAGCGGCCACAAAAGCCAACGACAGCTACATCGTTAACGGTTGTTAAGTCTACGGGCGCCCCACCTGCTAAAATTAATAAGTGTCCGGATTGTAATGGGTCGCATCACCTGAGCAATTGTCCCGTCTTCAAAGAACTGTCAGTGGATGGTAGATATGAGGTTGTCTCAAAGCATAGGTTGTGCATGTCATGTTTTAGCAACCTACATTGGTCGAACAAATGCCAGGAAGTCTGTTCAAAATACAAACGACGTCACCATCAGCTGCTTCATAGAGATTTCCAGCAGAATCAAGATAAGGCAGTTGAACAATCATCCGCGGTACTGTTCGGTTCACATTTACCTACATCTGTATTGCTCGGTACAGCAGTCGTACTTATCAAGGATTCTGGAGGAGGCATCCAACCTGTTAGGGCAATTCTGGATTCAGGGTCGCAGATTAGCGTCATTACGGCAAAATGTTCAGACCGGTTAGGTCTCAGGCGGTCAAGATGGACTGCCTCAGTGACAGGGCTCTCTGGTCAAAGTGTTCCAGATGTACTAGGAACTGTGGACTTAGCTGTTCGTCTGCATCATGACACCGCTCCGGTCATAACAATGAAGGCGTGGGTGCTACCCGCCATCACATCAGATATGCCGAATCGCCAATTAGTTACCGGCATCAGGGAAAGCTGTTCCCATCTGCAGCTCGCAGATCCTCAGTTTGATACACCAGCTCCGGTTGAACTTTTATTGGGCGCAGACGTCTTTCCACAGGTGTGGATTGGTGAACAGCAGCCATTAGGTCACGAACTCCAATCCGTATACAGCTCGGTATTTGGATGGGTGTTAATCGGTCCTGTCTCCCAAGCGGGGAACTCGAATGCACATTGTATGTTAGTAACTCTTTCGGATTCAATGGAATCTTTGATGGAACGGTTTTGGAAGGTAGAAGAGCCGGAAGAggcatttttacaatttactgACGAAGGATACTGCGAAGAAAGATTTACAGAGGAGTCCACTATCGATGAAGAGGGTCGATACAGCGTTCCATTGCCGTTCAGACGGGATCAGCTGGATCCCACGTTCGAAGGTACGCACAGAATTGCGGTCCAACGCTTCGAATACTTAGAGCGAAAATTGAAGCAGAATGAGAATTTAGGGGTGGCCTATCGTAGTTTTATGAAGGAATATGAGACGTTAGGGCACATGGCTGTTGCGGAAAAATCTGGCCAGTATATTATCCCACATCATGCCGTTTGGAAACAGGAAATTGGGAAATCAAAGTTACGGGTGGTATTTGATGCGTCAGCTCGTAGCGCATCAGGTCAATCTCTAAATGACACCTTATATATAGGTCCAAAGCTTCAACGAGATATAGTAGATGTGTTACTCGGTTTTCGGTTATATAGCTTCGCCTTCTCAACAGATATCTGTAAGATATACAGACAAATTAAGGTGAATGTAGATTATCGCGGTTACCAACATATCCTGTGGAGAGCTACTCCAACGGATGTTCTTAAAGAGTATGAGCTTAATACCGTCACGTATGGTGTCAACAGCGCTCCTTTCTTAGCTCTAAGAGTATTACACGACATCGCTGATCGTTATGGTACACAGTCCCCTTCAGTTCAGAAAGCTCTCCGGCTCCAAACATATATGGACGATATCTGTACTGACGCAGCTACATTAGACGAAGCTCGTGAGCTAAAACATAATCCCGTCAAGACACTGGAAAATCATGGGTTTGAGCTGAAAAAATGGTCTTCTAGTACTCCAGAATTTCTTGAAGGGATTCCAGAAGAGGATTGCGCCTCAGGCACACTGTCCTTCGACGATAAAAGTACTGTTATCCGGGTTTTAGGTCTGAATTGGAATTCAGAAGAAGATTCATTAGGTTATGATTTTAGTTCTATAAAGTTTGTTCACATAAAACGTGGTGTGCTTTCGGTTATCGCTAGGATTTATGATCCTTTAGGGTTTTTGTCGCCAGTCTTGTTGTTTGCAAAACACATAATGCAGCTAATATGGTCATCAGGGGTAGCTTGGGATGATCGACTACCACTTGAGATTGAGGAAATATGGTCACAGTTCGTGTCGGATTTACCCTCTCGCGTCCCTCGTTTTGTAGAAACTCAGTCGGGATCCACTTATAATCTATGTGGGTTTTGTGATGCTTCGGTGCGTGGATATGCCGCTCTTATTTATCTGCGCATTGTTCTTCCGGTCGGTCAGATAAAAATTCGATTCTTAGGGTCCAAAACCAAGTTAGCGCCACTTCATGACATGACAGTTCCTAGGTTAGAACTGTGTGGAGCGGGTCTTCTGGCACGTTGGATGGCTCGAGTTCGAGAAACGTTATCGGCTCAGTTAACGATTTCAGATTGGTATGCATGGACAGATTCGTCCATCGTTTTATCGTGGCTCACCACTCCTCAGGTTTCCTATAAAATTTTTGTTTCGAAcagaattaataaaatcaaccaGTTATTGCCCGATTGCAAATGGTTGCATGTATCGTCTGAAGAAAACCCTGCGGATTGCGCGTCCCGCGGTTTGAAACCACCAGAACTGAGATATCACGAATTATTTTGGAATGGTCCTAGTTTTCTTTCTAATAGTGCTGATAGTTGGCCATCGGATCTACCGCGGGTTCCTGTTGAAAAACTTCCAGAGATTAAAATAACTTCGTTATTGGTTAGCTCTGACCAAAACCACGAATGGTTTAATCGGTTTTCCTCCTATCAACACATGCTCCGGGTAGTAGTCTGGGTAAGACGTTTTGTGGCCTTGTGTAAAAAGAAACCGGCATCTCTTGGGACTTTGACGTTCATTGAATTGAATGAAGCCTTAACGGTAGTCGTTAGACATTCTCAGCTCgttcattttaatttgttgtatCGTGAGCTCTCTCGTAAGTCCCAGGTTTCCTCAAAACAGTTAGCTCGATTGTCACCGTATCTTGATTCAGCTGGAATAATACGTGTAGGTGGACGGCTGCTTAATTCTCAAATGTCGATTCGTCAGAAACATCCGATTTTGTTAGCAAAAACATCGTATCTCTCCATGTTACTGGTACGTCATTGGCATATTTTCTCTTGTCATTCAGGAACACGCTTAGTTGTTTCTCTCGTTTCGAAACAGTTTTGGATCCTGTCAATTCGAAGAGTAGTTGGAAACGAATTGAAGAGGTGTGTTACCTGTGTTCGGTTAGCAGCTGTTAACCCTCAACCGGTGATGTCTGATTTACCGCCCTCTCGTGTCATACTATGCCGACCCTTTTCAAAAGTAGGGATAGATTTTGCCGGCCCTTTGACTATGCGTGAACTTAAACTCCGTAAAGCCCGAGAATACAAAGTCTATATCTCTGTCTTTATTTGTATGATGGTGAAGGCTGTTCACCTGGAAGTCGTCACGGATCTCTCAACCCCTGCCTTTCTGGCCGCATTAGATAGATTCGTTGCACGACGCGGCCTACCGACAGATATCTATTCAGATTGCGGTACGAATTTCGTAGGCGCGTCAAAACAACTCCGTAAGTTTTTCTCGGAGGCGAAAACCCAGGATCACTTGAGCCCGCACCTCCCATGCAGTTGGCATTTCAACCCCCCCAGTGCGCCACACTTCGGGGGCATTTGGGAAGCTGCGGTAAAATCTATGAAGAGGTTATTAATACGGGTCGTTGGGGTCCATACTTTAACATACGAGGAGCTCGTCACTGTGATCTGTCGCATCGAATCGGTCTTAAATTCAAGGCCACTGACACCGTTGTCACCTAATCCAGGAGACCTGGAAAGTTTAACCCCAGGCCATTTTCTGATAGGTCAGCCACTCCTGTGTGTCCCCGAACCCAACGTTTCGGACTGTTGTTGCTACTCGCTATGTTACCGATGTATGGGCGTCGGTGACTCGGTCTGA
- the LOC132923674 gene encoding uncharacterized protein LOC132923674, whose product MGNKKQKLSKVKKNRGNVSSLLNWQTHRIQKTDNTDSLTIPIEGQNNEYVEQSSIELINTDDIEIGCNILSPSTSNINHNILDSKYKLLVTNTNENKQVQ is encoded by the exons atgggaaataaaaaacaaaaactatccaaagtgaaaaaaaatagagGAAATGTTTCATCACTTTTAAATTGGCAAACTCATCGCATACAAAAAACA GATAACACCGATAGTTTGACTATTCCAATTGAAGGTCAAAATAACGAGTATGTAGAACAAAGTAGTATTGAATT aataaataccGATGATATAGAAATAGGTTGCAATATATTATCTCCGTCGACATCAAATATTAATCACAATATACTTGATTCGAAGTATAAATTGCTTGTGacaaatacaaatgaaaataaacaagtaCAGTAA
- the LOC132926482 gene encoding uncharacterized protein LOC132926482: protein MEADIIVEGFRQSIPMHNIIYNKLIGDGDSSVTKKLFLAKPYGRDIFVKKIECMNHILRNYLNRIVDLSVHRKSSSGTIVPGFLRKVLKDKRLKLRCAITKAIVFRKNMTLHHNEKVELLKQDILNSPYHVFGDHSNCANYFCNGPKESEVNLVPQMENCGLFKDILGARNIVAHHAQSLIYNVNNNAVEGFNSIVAKYVGGKRVNFSSRGSYSARCNTAVTSYNCGPKYISNLHKQITNTSPGLFTKQYIKRAERSKLKLKCRRLNFERTFPKRTKIIDGPDENYGAVNELECIITDMPHDKYLKEKKIFLNNLKLTIKETEEVERKTVGQQNNNEWQKYRKSRLTASNFGKVCKLRASTSRANTVKNILYDIFQGNSATRYGIENEPMARRDFEKKFNVKIEPAGLFIHTKFNYLAASPDGLIGKDAIIEIKCPQSIKEYSPEEAVNNKKLKYMIYNNEKLILKKNNCYYFQVQGQLNITKRKWCYFVVWTPKGFVVDKILRDEEFWKNNIEPQCTTFYMESLVPEIIDSRFDRGLPIRSGLPEP from the exons ATGGAAGCTGATATTATTGTGGAAGGATTTCGGCAAAGCATtccaatgcataatattatatataataagcttATAGGAGATGGTGACTcaagtgtaactaaaaaattatttctggcTAAACCATATGGACgcgatatttttgttaaaaaaattgaatgtatgAATCACATTCTCAGAAATTATCTGAATCGAATCGTTGATTTGTCCGTCCATCGAAAAAGTTCTTCTGGAACAATTGTACCTGGATTTCTTAGGAAAGTTTTAAAAGATAAACGACTAAAATTACG gtgtGCAATAACCAAGGCAAtagtttttcgaaaaaatatGACGTTGCATCATAATGAAAAAGTTGAACTTTTAAAACAAGATATATTGAACAGCCCATACCATGTATTCGGAGATCATTCTAATTGTGccaa ttacttTTGTAATGGTCCTAAAGAAAGTGAGGTAAATTTAGTCCCTCAAATGGAAAATTGTGGACTGTTCAAAGATATTTTAGGAGCTAGAAATATTGTCGCTCATCATGCTCAAAGCCTAATATACAACGTAAACAATAATGCAGTTGAAGGCTTTAATAGTATTGTTGCCAAGTATGTAGGTGGAAAAAGAGTCAATTTTTCTTCTAGAG GCTCATATAGTGCACGATGTAATACAGCGGTAACATCGTATAATTGTGGaccaaaatatattagtaatttacaTAAACAAATTACGAATACTAGCCCTGgattatttacaaaacaatatataaaaagagCAGaaagatcaaaattaaaactaaaatgtagaCGTTTAAATTTCgaaag aacgTTTCCAAAGAGAACAAAAATTATTGACGGACCAGATGAAAATTATGGAGCTGTAAATGAATTAGAGTGTATAATAACTGATATGCCAcatgacaaatatttaaaagagaaaaaaatatttttaaataatttaaagctaACTATAAAAGAAACAGAAGAAGTGGAAAGAAAAACTGTAGGAcagcaaaataataatgaatggcAAAAGTATAGGAAATCACGTCTCACAGCTTCAAATTTTGGCAAAGTGTGTAAGCTTAGAGCAAGCACTTCTCGGGCAAACACCGTCAAAAACATACTCTATGATATTTTCCAAGGAAACTCTGCAACTCG GTACGGCATTGAAAATGAACCAATGGCCAGAagagattttgaaaaaaaatttaatgttaaaattgaacCAGCAGGGTTATTTATAcacacaaaatttaattatttagccgCAAGCCCTGATGGACTAATAGGCAAAGATGCAATAATCGAAATTAAGTGTCCTCAAAGTATAAAGGAGTATTCACCGGAAGAAGctgtaaataacaaaaaattaaaatatatgatttataataatgaaaaactaatattaaaaaaaaataattgttactatTTCCAAGTACAAGGACaacttaatattacaaaacGAAAATGGTGCTATTTTGTAGTGTGGACGCCCAAAG gttttgtagttgataaaatattaagagacgaggaattttggaaaaataatattgaaccaCAGTGCACAACATTTTATATGGAATCTTTAGTCCCAGAAATTATAGACTCGAGATTTGATCGAGGATTACCTATAAGATCTGGTTTACCGGaaccataa